In the genome of Cervus elaphus chromosome 5, mCerEla1.1, whole genome shotgun sequence, the window GGATGGGGAGAGGTCGAGGGAGGGGGTGTGGTGTCTCCTAGGTTGACCTAGGTTGTGGTAGGGGTCCCCCAGGTCTCCGAGGGCACACACTCAGGGCCCTCCCCAGCTTGGAGCAGAAGTCGCAGGGAAAGCCCTGGTGTCCAGAACTGAAGCCAAGTGGGCAATCCAGGCTGCAGCAGAAGCAGAGTGAATGGGGCCCTGGTTTCCCCAAAAGCAGACCCCGAGCCAAGATTCTGGGTGTAAGAAGTTTATTTGGCAGGTGACCCTAGAAAGCACATGGGAGGAGGGACCCAAGAGACAGGAGGAAAACCAGTAAGAACCGTGTTAATGAGAAAGTTACCACCGCGGGCAATTGGTGGAGACCCTGGGAGGGAGATGCTATAGAATACACTTTAGAGCTGTTCTACTGAGGGACGACAGAGCTGAGGTCTGCGGTCACCAGCCCCTGCTCCATGCCAAATGAGGGTCACTCCTGGGAGCCTGAACTTCCAACACTTCCAGCCTGCCTGGTGAAACATAGGCATTGCCAGCGGGGATTGGAACTCCTGTGTCCTCTAGGGTGGGCTGGGAGCTCCGGGTGGGGCACTGCTGGTGTCTGCTCTGTCCTTGAAGTCAACTCCTCGGAACTGATGGGCTAGCTCAGGCAACCCTAAGGGCAGCAGCTCTCATGGGCAGCTGGCAGCTGACACATGAAGACCCTGGCCAAGGGCTCCACATCCAGAGGGGCCCCAGAGGAAAGAGCGAGGCAGCCCATGGGGGTGAACGGGGCTGGGGGCAGGCCTCAGCTCAGGACACCACCCTCCTCTGCAGGCACTGGGCCAGGGGCCTGTGCCTGAGGACCCGGGGCATCTCAGGAGGGAAAGGGGCCGAGGGGCAGGCAGCGAGGGCTGCCCGCAGTTCCCTGAAGGCCCCCTGCCCCACCAGGTGGACTTGGGCAGGGCCCATGCTGCCCCGGAACCGCAGGTACTTGTAGCGAGTGGAGGTCTCCTGAAGGCAGTGGTCAAGCTGGGAACAGAACGGCTCAAGTGAGGCTGGTGTGAGGCTGGGCGGCATGTGGGTGAGGCGCGCACGGCTGTGCCCGGGGTGTGCGTGGCTAGAAGtttcatgtgtacatgtgtgtctgtgGGGCTCAACCCTCCCTTCCCAGAGCTCCAGGGAGGATCTCCTCccgtcccccacctccccacgaCACTCGGGGCAGTGTGCAGAGTGAGGGGggcattcagtcatgtcctgtCCCTGTCTCCCGTTTACCTTGTCTCGATTTTCCTCTGACAAATTCCTCAGCCCCTTCAGTGCCACAAATACCTCATAGTGGGGAGCGGAGCCCTCAGAGGAATCTGTGGACAAACCGCCCATTACAGACACATGTTTTGTGAATGGGGCATCTTCGAAAGCCCAAGCCCGCTGCCCCTACTCCGAGGTTCACAGGGGAGAGAAGGAGTTTCTTGGCAAGGAGTGGCATAAACGGAGAGGAAATGGGTAGAGACTGCAGCAGGACGGATGGGGGTTAGATATGTGGAAGGACTTTTGTTAGGATCAGCAGAAAAGGCTGGGTCTTTCCTCCTTCCTAGAAGTCTCCCAGCGGGATGGGTATGGGTGACGGATAGTCAGCCAGTGGAAAAGCTTACCCAGAATCCTACTCTCCACCCAGCCATGATCCAACAGCTTGGCCCCCGGCCACTGCCCCACGGCCCGGCCCAGGGCCTCAGAGAACACATCCTCACCAGTGTCTTCGCCTCGAACACTCAGGGTCTGGCCCAGCCTggggagaaggaagcaggaggCAGAGGAACCCAGGGCACAAGCATGGTCCCTCAGCGACCCTGGGGGTCACTTACCTGCAGATGAATTTGACGACCGGACACTGATTGTAGACACCCACTACCTGTACCACATCACCGAGCCGGCATCTGATGGAGAGGAAGTGGGGACGAGGTCAGGCCCAAGGGCCCATTAACTTCACCAGCATGCCGGTGGCCTTCAATTGGGTTCACCTCAGGAGGCCTGAGGTGGCGGATGGGGAGAGGTGGGCAGGCAGATGGTCACCTGGTGAGGCTGACGTGGTTGGTCAACACCAGCTCATACTCCTTGCCCTTCTGGGCCTCAGCCAGCAGGACAGTGGGGGTAGCCTCTTCCCGAGTTCCTTCCTTGAGTGGGAGCAGCTCAATAAAGGGGGCTCCAGGGGGCAGAAGGTACAGGCCATGGGGCTGCTCTGGCCACAGACTCAGGCCCAACACCCCTGTGGGGAGCAAGCAGCCTCTTCATCTGCTAGGCAATCAGCCAGGCCCCAACCCTCTGAGCATCTGATCCCCCTGCTGCCCCTCCACTCCATCCTTCCCGGCTCCCCCAGGCTCAGCCCTCTGCTTCTAAGGCCCTAATTGGGAAGAGGCAGTGGTTCTGGAGGTGATGGACCTGGAGAAAATGTTGGTGTGGTTTAAATCTATGTAagtctcttaacctctctgagcctcagttttttcatctataaaatggagctgCTGGTGTTGGGGAGGAATTAATGAGATGACTATATagggcttgctgcagttcatggggtcacaaaaagtcaaacacaacttaacaactgaacgaCAACTTGGCAGCTAGCTGTGTGCCCCTCACCACCCTTGAGTCCTCCTGACCTCCAGAAGCAGCGTAAGCGGGTGAGAAGAAGGTGAGCCCTTGGCACCACAAGGCCCCCAGGGCGGCCACAGCCTCAGCCTGGCCTCCTGCGTCCAGAGTCACCACCACCTGCAGTTTTGGCCAGAGCCGAAGGGCCAATCCTCGGGTTCCCTGCTCCAGGGCCTCTCGCAGCTCAGCTGCCCGTCTGGGGAGAGGTGCTCCTGGGTTCCCAGCAGCGATGGCCTCAGCCAGCTCTTCCCCGTGGGCCTCCAGGTCCAAGAAGACATCTAGGAGCTCTGCGGCCGTCCCAGCTTCCAGAGCCCGCAGCCCTGGGGACCTCAATGCCTCCAGCAGCAGGACCCTTGGGTCCTTGGCTCCAGTGGGGCTCACCTGGCCCAGGGCATGCCAAGGCCAGGGGAGGCGGTAGGGCCAAGGGGAGGAAGCAGTCACACGGGCCGTGCCTCCTGGAGCCAGCACTTCCG includes:
- the GHDC gene encoding GH3 domain-containing protein isoform X2 codes for the protein MLLLLLSLSLLLPLAVLLWRPRSWDARQSWLVRLQHRVAWGALRWAAAWQQKRLAQSTLHAGQSQQQALRRCLHGAQGPRCTLRGSTDISTFRNHLPLTKASQAQEEESGGQPLPPTSNRHHGEASLQATLLGLAALNKAYPEVLAPGGTARVTASSPWPYRLPWPWHALGQVSPTGAKDPRVLLLEALRSPGLRALEAGTAAELLDVFLDLEAHGEELAEAIAAGNPGAPLPRRAAELREALEQGTRGLALRLWPKLQVVVTLDAGGQAEAVAALGALWCQGLTFFSPAYAASGGVLGLSLWPEQPHGLYLLPPGAPFIELLPLKEGTREEATPTVLLAEAQKGKEYELVLTNHVSLTRCRLGDVVQVVGVYNQCPVVKFICRLGQTLSVRGEDTGEDVFSEALGRAVGQWPGAKLLDHGWVESRILDSSEGSAPHYEVFVALKGLRNLSEENRDKLDHCLQETSTRYKYLRFRGSMGPAQVHLVGQGAFRELRAALAACPSAPFPPEMPRVLRHRPLAQCLQRRVVS
- the GHDC gene encoding GH3 domain-containing protein isoform X1, coding for MLLLLLSLSLLLPLAVLLWRPRSWDARQSWLVRLQHRVAWGALRWAAAWQQKRLAQSTLHAGQSQQQALRRCLHGAQGPRCTLRGSTGLFWIPSLRVSPVWPEPLGNSVASWGFYDVLGATDISTFRNHLPLTKASQAQEEESGGQPLPPTSNRHHGEASLQATLLGLAALNKAYPEVLAPGGTARVTASSPWPYRLPWPWHALGQVSPTGAKDPRVLLLEALRSPGLRALEAGTAAELLDVFLDLEAHGEELAEAIAAGNPGAPLPRRAAELREALEQGTRGLALRLWPKLQVVVTLDAGGQAEAVAALGALWCQGLTFFSPAYAASGGVLGLSLWPEQPHGLYLLPPGAPFIELLPLKEGTREEATPTVLLAEAQKGKEYELVLTNHVSLTRCRLGDVVQVVGVYNQCPVVKFICRLGQTLSVRGEDTGEDVFSEALGRAVGQWPGAKLLDHGWVESRILDSSEGSAPHYEVFVALKGLRNLSEENRDKLDHCLQETSTRYKYLRFRGSMGPAQVHLVGQGAFRELRAALAACPSAPFPPEMPRVLRHRPLAQCLQRRVVS